A window of the Gossypium arboreum isolate Shixiya-1 chromosome 2, ASM2569848v2, whole genome shotgun sequence genome harbors these coding sequences:
- the LOC128284897 gene encoding uncharacterized protein LOC128284897 — MDIDFALKEEQPTPLTTKSNPEVKRDFERWDCSNHMSPMTIKHSIPEVFRDTKSEEITQAKGFLNEIEKRFAKNDKVKIALVLTSLISIKYKRQENVREYIMEMFHFVS; from the coding sequence ATGGATATAGACTTTGCACTAAAAGAGGAACAACCTACACCTCTCACTACGAAAAGCAACCCTGAAGTtaaaagggattttgagaggtgggatTGTTCAAATCACATGAGTCCAATGACCATTAAGCACAGCATTCCAGAAGTCTTCAGGGACACAAAATCTGAAGAGATTACTCAGGCTAAAGGTTTCCTTAACGAAATTGAGAAACGTTTTGCCAAAAACGATAAGGTCAAGATAGCATTAGTTTTGACTTCTTTAATATCTATAAAGTATAAGCGTCAAGAAAACGTGAGGGAGTACATTATGGAGATGTTTCATTTTGTTTCATGA